CGGAAATACTGGCCGGGCTGCGCCACGAAGCGGAAGAACACGGCATCGGCCACGTCACTTTCCAGCCGGAGACCGTGCTCTGGGCGCCTTTGGTGCGACAGGACTGACTGCATCCTTTCGCCGACCGCTTCGTCTCCGTCATCGTTCAACCCCTCAAGGAGTCTCATCATGAAAAACATCAAGGTGCTCGGCACCGGCTGTGCCAACTGCAAGACCACGCTGAAACTGATCGAGGAGGTGGCGGCCGCCAAGGGTGTGGCCGTTCAACTCGAAAAGGTCGAGGAACTCAAGGACATCATGAGCTATGGGGTGATGAGCACGCCGGGCGTCGTCATCGACGGCAAGGTGGTGCACGCCGGCGGCATCCCGAGCCGCGAGAAGATCGAGTCGTGGCTAGCCTGACGGACTGATCGCCAAATGGCGCGGCCTCGGCGATGATGATTTTGGCAACACCTGGTTACACATTCTCACAGGTTCCCGTTTGATTGCGCAGGCGAAACAAACTAGCCTGGCATTAGGTGGCTGAAAAGCCTCTGTTTGCCAATCCAAGCAAGGAGATGATCATGAAGAAACTTGCACTGACTGCTTCCTTCCTGACCGCCGCAGTCGTCGCGGCCTCCGCCTTTGCGCAAATGGGACCGGGTGGCGGTATGGGCCCGGGCGGAATGGGCAAGGGCCGCTTCGCCTGGAACCAGACCTACACGCCGGGCTGGACGCTGATGACGCCGGAAGAGCGCACCGCCTGGCAGGCGCAGATGCGCGAAGTGAAAACGTATGAGGAATGCGTGGCCACTCAAGAAGCCCATCGCAAGGTGATGGAAGAGCGCGCCAAGGAAAAAGGCGTGCAGCTTATGCCGCCACGCCGGAACGGCTGCGATGTCATGAAGGCGCGCGGGATCATCAAGTAAGCTGCAACGCTGGCGGGGCGGCCCTGACCCAGGGTGCCGTCCCGCCAGCGCCGACTATTCGAGGTGAGTCGGCGCTCGGCGGGACTTCAAAAATTCCTCCAGCACCGACTTTGGTAAGCAGACCATGAGCCTTGTTTATGCCCAGCGCGTGACGAAAACCTACCGCGTCGGCGACATCGACGTGCCGGCGATCAAAGGCGTCGATTTCGCTATCGAACCCGCCGCTTTCGTCGCCTTCGTCGGCCCCTCGGGCAGCGGCAAGAGCACGCTGCTCAACATGATCGGCTGTCTCGACCATCCGACCAGCGGTACCTTGAAAGTGCTCGATACCGACATCGCCACGCTGGATCGCCGCGCTGCGGCAAGATTTCGCGGCGAGCACATCGGTTTCGTGTTCCAGGATTTCAACCTGATTCCCGTCCTTACCGTGTTCGAGAACGTCGAGTATCCCTTGCGCATGGTGCAGAAATGGCCGAAGGAGAAGCGCCGGGAGCAGGTGCTGCGCATGCTCGAGGCCGTCGGGATGCGGGATCAGGCCGACAAGCGGCCCGACCAGATCTCTGGCGGCCAGAAGCAGCGCGTCGCCGTGGCGCGCGCGCTGGTCAGCAACCCAAAACTGGTGCTCGCCGACGAGCCAACCGCCAACCTCGACCATGACACCGCCTACCGCATCATCGAACTGATGAAATCGATGCGCGACGAATTCAGAACCACCTTCGTCTTCTCCACGCACGACCCGAAGATCATGGGCGAGGCCGAGGTCACTTTTACGCTCGAAGACGGGATCATGGGCGAGGCCGAGGTCACTTTTACGCTCGAAGACGGCCGCCTGAAGAACGGAGGCGATCATGTTTGATGTGCTCGCCATCGCCAGCCGCAACCTGCTGCGCTACCGCCGCCGCACTTCGCTCACCCTGCTGTTGATCGTCATCGGCATGCTGGCGGTGCTGCTGTTCGTGGCCATCGCCGGCTCTTTCAAGGCGATGATGATCGGCCAGATCACCGACTCGCTGCTTGGCCACGTGCAGGTGCATCGCAAGGGCTATGTTGCTGCGATCGACAGCCTGCCACTCAATCTCAACATGCGCCCCAACATGCTCGCCAAGCTCGACGAGGCGCTGAAAGCCGAGCCGGCCATCGCCGCGCGGTCGCCGCGCATCAAGTTCGGCGGCATGTTCAGCAACTTCACCGAAACGACCAGCATCCGCGTCAATGGCATTGATCCCGAGCGCGAAGCGGCCACCGTGCCGCTCCTGCCCGGCCGCATCGCCGAGGGCGATAAGAGCGGTCCCCTGGTGGCGCGCGGCCAGATCGTCATCCCGCAACTGCTGGCGCGCGGTCTCAAGGTCAAGGTTGGCGACACCGTGGTGGTGGTGGCGACCAACAAGGATGGTTCGGTGAATGGCAAGACCTTCGTCGTGCGCGGCATCATGGAGGCGGTTACCGGCCCCGGTGGCCGCGATTCCTATGTCCATATCGAGGATGCACGCGAGCTCTTGCGCATGAACGAGGCGGAGGTCAGCGAAATCGTCGTGCGGCTCAAGGACTTTTCCCAGCTCGACCGCGTCGGTGCGCGCCTCAAGGCGGCCATTGAAGGGCTGACCAACAAGGAAGGCAAGCCGATGCTGGAGGTGCACGACTGGACGCAACTCTCGCCCTTCGCCAACATCGCTCGGATGATCGACCTGATGACGCTGTTCATCAAGATCATGCTGGTCTCCATCGTACTGGTCGCGGTGATGAACGTGATGATCATGGCGGTGTTCGAACGCATCCGCGAAATTGGCACCATCGCCGCCATCGGCACGCCGCCGTCGCGCATCCTCTCGCTGTTCCTCGCCGAAGGTCTGATGTTGGGCATTGTCGGCACGGTAGCGGGCATCGCCGCGAGCCTGGCCGCCATCGCCGGCATCAATGTCTGGAAGCCCACCTTCAATTTCGGCCAGCAACAGGGGCTGGTGATGGCGCCCTCCATCGCCGCTGGCGACGTGCTGACCATCGCCGGCCTGGTGATCCTGGTCGCGGTCATCGCCAGCCTGCAACCGGCCTGGAAGGCGTCGCGCATGGACCCGATCACCGCCCTGCGTCACGTTTGAGGATTCATGATGAAGAAGCTGCTCGCTGCGCTGTTTTTCCTGTGTGCCAGTTCGGCCTATGCCCTCGATGGCCAAGAGATTCTCAAACAAGTCGACCGCAACCTCGAACCCGAGTCCTCCGAATCCCTGCGCAAGCTCATCAATGTCGAGCCGGACGGTCGGAAAAAAGAGTTCGTGCTCTATTCGGTCCGGAAGGGGCGCGACCAAGTCGTCGGCCTGTTCCTCGCGCCGGAAAGCGACAAGGGCCGCGCCACGCTCCGCCAGGGCGACAACATGTGGCTCTACATTCCCGAGGTCGGCAAGCCGATGCGCATCACCAGCATGCAGTCGGTCACCGGCGGCGTGTTCAACAACGCCGACATTCTGCGCATCGACTACACCGCCGAATACAACGTCGAAGCGCTGGCCGAGGACGGGGATCGGCACCTGCTCACCCTCAAGGCCAAGACAGGTGAAGTCGCCTACGACAAGCTGAAGATGTGGGTGGACAAGAAGGCGTTGCTGCCCGTCGCCATCGAATGCTACGCCGCCAGCGGCATGCTCATCAAGACGCTGCATTTCAAGGACATCAAGGAGTTCGGGGCCGGCCTCAAACGGCCAGCTACCATCGAGACCGACAGCCCGCTCTACAAGGGTTACAAGTCGGTGATGATCTACGGCCAGATCAAGAAGCGCGAGTTTCCCGACGAAGTGTTCACCCTCAACTACCTGCCGCGCGTCGGGGAACTGAGAAAGTGAGAGCCATACTGGTCCTGGTCGCCTGCCTGCTCTTGGGCGGTGTCCAGGCGGAGGAGTTCAGTTTCGATGCCAGCGCATTCGAGAAAAAGCCGTTCGAGTTCGGTGGCTATCTCGAACTCAAGGCCGAGCGGGCCGACCTCAACCGCGATGGCAGCCTCTACAAGCTCAATGGCCTTGATCGCGATACGCTGAACCGCAACACCGCCACGGCCAAGCTCAACGCCAAATTCACCCAGGGCATCGCCAGCCTCAATCTAAAATACTCGGCAAGCGTGCAGCGCGATGAGCTCGCCAGCCTCCACGACAATCACTTCGACGAAGCCTACCTTTCCCTCAAGCCCGATCCCGGCTTCACGCTCGACACCGGCAAGATCGCGATGAAGTGGGGCAAGGGCTACGCATGGAATCCGGTCGGCTTCATCGAGCGGCCGAAAGATCCGAACGACGTCGAGCTGACGCGCGAGGGATACACCATGGTGGCCGCCGACTTCATCCGCAATTTTGACGGCGACCTGAAAACCGTGGCTTTCACCCCTGTGTTGCTGCCCGTAAGCAACCACTACAACAACGATTTCGGCGCACCCGACCACACCAATGTCGCGGCGAAGCTCTATCTGCTCTACAAAGACACCGACATCGATTTCGTCTGGTTCAACGGCGGCAGCCGCACAACGCGCTTCGGCATCGACTTCTCGAAGAACCTGACGAGCAATTTCGAGATCCACGGCGAATGGGCGCGCATCCGCGACTTCGAACAACGCCGCATCGACGCCGCCGGCAACGTGAAGAGCGTCACCCGCGACGTCACCAGCGCGCTGATCGGCCTGCGCTACCTGACGCAGAACGACACCACCTGGATCGCCGAGCTCTACCGCAATGGTACTGGCTATACCGAGCCTCAGCTTGCCGACTTCCTCCAGCTTGCCGAGAGCGGCAACCCGCTGCTCGTCAACAAGGCGAAGCAGATCAGCCCGGCCTACGCGCGCCCCAACGCCGGTCGCGATTACCTGTATCTCAAGGTAAGCCAGAAGGAGCCCTTCGACATCGTCTATTTCACGCCGTCGCTGACGTGGATGGTCAATCTGGCCGACAAAAGCTGGTCACTCACGCCGGAGCTGCTTTACACTGGCATTACCAACCTCGACCTTCGTTTGCGCGCCACATGGCTACACGGAAAGAGCTACAGCGAGTTCGGCGAAAAGCAAAACCGGCGTAAGCTGGAGTTGATGGCCCGTTTTTATTTTTGAGCCCATGACTTCTTTTCCTTTGGCTTTCGCCGCTCACGTGAGCCCGCACCCAAGTCGGAGTGAGCGTTCCTTTCCTTTGCCGTCCCGCCAGCGCCGACTTTTCACCGCCCCCCTCGGTGCATCCATAAGCGGATTGCTCGTTTTCAACAATATCGAGGCCGCATGTCGCGGCCGGGCACTTGGGAGACCATCATGGCAAACCGCGAATCGTCCTGTGTAACCCCGTCCGTACCCCCATCGGCACCTACGGCGGCACTTTGAAGAACACCCCGGCGACGGAACTTGGCGCCGTCGTCATTCGTGAAGTCCTAAAGCGCTCCGGCCTTGCGCCGGAAAAAGTGCACACCTTGGTCATGGGCCAGGTCATTCAGGCGGGCAGCAAGATGAATCCGGCGCGCCAGGCCGGCATCGGCGGCGGCTTGCCGGTCGAAGTGCCGGCGCTGACGGTCAATCGCGTTTGCGGCTCCGGCGCCCAGGCCATCGCCTCGGCGGCCATGGAGATCATGGCTGGCTACATTGATTGCGCCATCGCCGGCGGCATGGAGAACATGGACATGGCGCCCTACCTCTTGCCGCAGGGCCGCTGGGGCGCGCGCATGGGCGACATCACCATGTTCGATAGCATGTTGATGGACGGCTTGAACGATGCCTTTTCTGGCCAGCACTCCGGCTGGCATACCGAGGATCTGGTCGCCAAATACGGCATCAGCCGCGCCGACCAGGATGCGTGGGCCTTGCGCTCGCAACAGAACTTCACCGCGGCGCAGGCGGCCGGCAAGTTCGCGGCCGAGATCGTGCCGGTTGAGGTCAAGGGCCGCAAGGGGCCGGAACTCTTTGCCAAAGACGAGCACAACCGCCCTGACACCACGGCCGAATCCCTGGCCAAACTGCGTCCCGCCTTCCGCAAGGATGGCACCATCACGGCGGGCAACGCGCCGGGGCTCAACACCGGCGCGGCGGCGATGATCGTCTGCGAGCGTGGCTTTGCCGAGGCGAATGGCCTGCAGCCGGTGGCAAGGCTGGCGTCCTATGGCGTGGCAGCTGTCGAGCCCGGCTTCTTCGGCATCGGCCCGGTGCCCGCCGTCCGGCAGGCCCTGGCGCGCGCCAGCTGGCAGGTCGGCGACGTCGATCGCGTGGAGATCAACGAAGCCTTCGCCGCCATCGCCATTGCCTGTACGCGCGAACTGGGCTTTGCGCAGGACGTGGTGAATGTCGAGGGCGGCGCCATCGCCCACGGCCACCCGATCGGCGCCTCCGGTGCGGTGTTGACCACGAGGTTGATCCATTCGATGCACCGCGACGGGCTGAAGCGCGGTATCGTTACGCTGTGCATCGGTGGCGGCCAGGGCATCGCGCTGGCATTGGAAACGATCTGAAAGGAGAACGACACATGAGAAAGCAATGGAAGACATTCCTCGTCACCGCCGGCCTGCTGGTAGGCGGTTCCGTGCTTGCGGCGGACAAGCTGATCGATGTGGGCAAGGGCGAATACAACGCTGCCTGCGCCAGTTGCCATGGTCTGCAAGGCAAAGGCGATGGACCGGCCGCCGACCAGATGAAGACGAAGGTCCCCGATATCACCGGCCTGGCGAAGGCCAACAACGGCGTCTTCCCCTTCGACAAGGTCTATCAGATCATCGACGGCCGTGCCGAGATCAAGGCGCATGGCTCGCGCGAAATGCCGATCTGGGGCGCGGCGTTCCGCCGGCAGACCTCGGTCTATTTCGAAAACTACGCCGGCGATCCCGAATCCGGTGCGCGCAGCCGCATCCTGGCGCTGACCGAATATGTCTATCGCTTGCAGCAGAAATAACCCGGAAGCCCCGGGCCGATCAGACGGCGCCGACTTTTGCCCATGCTCATGAAGCGTTTCACCTGGTTCGCGCTGGCGGTGGGAACAGCACTGACCGCTGGCGCCAGCCTTGTATTGACGGCTTGGCTGGATTTGCATCCCTGCCATCTGTGCATCTTCCAACGCCTGCTATTCATGCTGCTGGCGGTCCTCGCCGGGGTGGCGTGGCTGTCGCGATCCCGTGCCGCAACGCTGGGAGCCGGCGGCCTGTTCGTCGCAGTCGCCCTGGCAGGCATGGCCGTGGCCGCCTACCAGAGCTGGCTGCAATGGCAACCGGCCGGCAGCATCACCTGCGCTGGCAGCCAGCCCAGCCTGATCGAGCGTATCGTCGAGTGGCTGGGACGGCTGCAGCCAGAATTGTTCCTCGCTACGGGATTCTGCGAGGACAAGGAACTGACCCTGCTCGGTTTGAGTCTCGCCAATCTCGCCTTTCTGGGTTATCTTGGCTGCGCCATCGCAGCGCTCATCGCGCTACGGCAATTTTTGGAGCACGAACCCTCATGAACATCACACGCCGTGAATTTCATCGACTGTTGCTGGGGGCCGGAATGCTGGCCGCCGGTGTCCCGGCCGTGCAGGCGGCGCCGGCCCTGCGCGAAGGCATCGACTGGTCGCCGGTTAACCCGCCGCAACCGGGCGATACGCCCGGCAAGATCGAAGTGCTGGAGTTCTTTTCCTACGGCTGCCCGCACTGTCGCGAAATGCATCCGCATGTGATGAACTGGGCCGCGCGTCTGCCCGGCAATGTCGCTTTTCGCCGTGTGCCAGTCAGCTTCGGCCGCGCCGCCTGGGCGAATCTGGCCAAGCTCTACTACACACTGGAATCCGAGGGCCTGTTGGCCAGCCTCGACCAGGCCGTCTTCGATGCCATCCATGTGCGCCGGGTCAATCTGTTCGTCGACAGCGCCATTTTCGACTGGATCGGCGCACAAGGGATCGACAAGGAAAAATTCCGCACCTTCTTCACCTCTTTCGCTATCGGCACACGACTCGCGCGCGCCGAGGCGTTTACCGCCAGCTACAAGATTGATGCCGTGCCACGCCTGGTGGTCGACGGTCGCTACCAAGTGCTCGGCAAGGATGCGAAGAGTTTCGGTGATCTCTTGGCCATTGCCGACGTACTCATCGACAAGGCATCGCGACGCTAGCCGAAAAAAATCGTTACCGAATGGACGATTTGTTACGCATTCTTCATTGATGCGCCGGCACTGCTTGCCATAATGGAAACAACCCGGCCTTAAGCCGGAATTTCAACCAGACAAGGAGATCATCATGAAAAAACTCGCATTGACCATTTCCGTTCTGAGCGCCGCTGTGCTTGCCACTTCCGCCCTGGCCCAGGGCGGCAAAGGGCGCTTCACCTGGAACCAGACCTATACGCCGGGCTGGACGCTGATGACGCCTGAAGAGCGTAGCGAATGGGCCAATAAGATGCGCGAGGTCAAAACCTATGAAGAGTGCAAGGCACTGCAGGAAGAGCACCAGAGGGCAATGGAAGAGCGCGCGAAAGAGAAGGGCGTCAAGCTCATGCCCCCGCGCCAGAACGGCTGCGACGTGATGAAGGCGCGCGGGTTCATCAAATAAGGAGCGGCGGTGAATAACGGCGCGATGACGGGCGTACGGTTCGGACTCGTCGTCGCGCTCCTGCTGCTCACCGGCTGCCAGAACATCGCCTACCGCGACCTGCCGCGCGACCGCCTGGGTTATGTGCAGGCCATCGCCGAATCGTGGAAGGCGCAGATGCTGCTCAACATCGTCAAGGTGCGCTATCTCGATCCGCCGGTGTATCTCGACATCTCCTCCGTGATCAACTCCACCTCGCTGGAAACCGAAGTCTCGCTGAGCGCTACCCTCTTTCCGCATTTGGCCGAAAACGACAGCCGTGGCGCCGGCATCATCGGCCGCTTCGGCCAGACGCCGACGATTTCCTACGAGCCGCTTTCCGGCCAACGTCTCGTCAAGAGCATGCACACGCCGATCCCGCCCGAGACCGTGTTCGCCACCATCACCGGCGGCGGGCGTGCCGACTTCATCCTGCGCACCACCGTGCAGGCGATCAACGGCATCTACAACGTCTCCAGCTCGCCCTCGCGCGGCCGGCACCACGATCCGCGCTTTCTCGAAGCGGCCGAGCTGATCGGCCGCATCAGCGAGGGTGGCGGCATGAGTTTGCGCATCGAACCGCGTACCAGCGGCGCCCGCTCGACGCTGACGCTGCGCGCTGCCGATGATGAACAGGCCCCCGACATTGCCCGCCTCAAGGCGTTGCTCGGCCTCGATCCGGCGCGTGACACCTTCATGCTCGGTTTCGGCGCGGCGCGCGGCGGCAGCGACGAGATCATCGTCCTCACCCGCACCATGCAAGGCGTGATCGGCGACCTGTCGGTCGGCGTCGAAGTGCCGCCGGAAGACATTGCCCAAGGCCGCGCCACGGCGCGCGGCAAGCTCGCCGCCGGCGAGGCGGAGGACGCTCTGCTGCGCATTCGCTCGGGCATGGAAAAGCCGGTTGATGCCTACGCCGCCGTCTTTTACCGCAACCGCTGGTTCTGGATCGATGACACCGATCTCGATTCCAAGCGCAGCTTCCGCTTCCTCGCCATGTTCAGTTCGCTGGCCGAAACCGGCACGACGCCGGCGGCGCCGCTGCTGACCATTCCTGCACGCTGATCGGCTTGGGGCCCGATCACACATCGTTACAAATCCGCTGTCACCGCCCGGACCGCCGTTGCGTTAAAGAAGACTCCGACGCACTGTCAGTCCATCCAAGTTCTCAAGGAGAATCGCCATGAAACCGAAGCAAATCGCTCTCATCGCCGCCCTGTCCACCACCGCGCTTTCCGCCGTCGCCGCCGGCCCCGGCCGTTTCGCCTGGAACAAGGACTACACGCCGGGCTGGACGCTGATGACGCCTGAAGAGCGTAGCGAATGGGCCAACAAGATGCGCGAGGTCAAAACCTATGAAGAGTGCAAGGCGCTGCAGGAAGAGCACCACAAGGCAATGGAAGAGCGCGCGAAAGAGAAGGGCGTCAAGCTCATGCCCCCGCGCCAGAACGGCTGCGACGTGATGAAGGCGCGCGGGTTCATCAAATAAGTGCAGACGGTTGGGCGGCTGCCGCCCACCATCGCTTTGTACGTGAAGAAAATGAACGAGACAAACATCAGGATGACCGCGGTGGCGCCCGAATTCGCAGGCCAAACGCTGCGTGTGGCGGACTGGTAAGTGCGGCTGGAGGCCGGCGAACCGGCTACGCTCGTCGATGAGACGTACGGAAGCATGGCATTCGATGCCGGGGGCAAGGTGGCGCTTTCGCATGCATCGGGGGTTGCCGGAACCCAGTGGTGGCCTACACTGGAAGAACGGGAGTTTCTGCAGTTCTTGGTGTTCGCCATGACTGCCGGAAAGGGAAGTGCTTAGATGAACGATGCTCTCATCATGGCCATCGGTCTGGCCATTCTGTCCATCGCCTCGGGCATGCTCGGCCTCGGCGTAGCCTTCGCCGCGGTGCCATTCCTCGGCATTTTCCTGCACGATCTGGTGCATGAGGTGCAGCCTCTGTCGCTGGTGTTGAACGGCGTCACCGCGCTGTTTTCTCTCTTGGGCTTCGCCAGGAGCGGCCTGGTCGATTGGCGCCAGGCCATCCTGCTGGCGATCGTCACCACCGCAGTGGCACCGCTGGGCGCTTGGCTGGCCCAGCACATCGATGCGCGCTGGCTGTGGGCATTCTATTTCCTGGCGGTTGCCTTTCTCGCCTGGCGCATGTTTCTTCCCGACAAGGCGGAGGAGGCCGGCGCAGCGGCCGCCGCCGGCAAGCCGAACCACAGCCTTGCTCTGACCCTTGCCGTGCCGATCTCGGTGGTCGCCGGCATGCTGGGCG
This genomic interval from Sulfuricystis multivorans contains the following:
- a CDS encoding thioredoxin family protein; translation: MKNIKVLGTGCANCKTTLKLIEEVAAAKGVAVQLEKVEELKDIMSYGVMSTPGVVIDGKVVHAGGIPSREKIESWLA
- a CDS encoding ABC transporter ATP-binding protein, with product MSLVYAQRVTKTYRVGDIDVPAIKGVDFAIEPAAFVAFVGPSGSGKSTLLNMIGCLDHPTSGTLKVLDTDIATLDRRAAARFRGEHIGFVFQDFNLIPVLTVFENVEYPLRMVQKWPKEKRREQVLRMLEAVGMRDQADKRPDQISGGQKQRVAVARALVSNPKLVLADEPTANLDHDTAYRIIELMKSMRDEFRTTFVFSTHDPKIMGEAEVTFTLEDGIMGEAEVTFTLEDGRLKNGGDHV
- a CDS encoding ABC transporter permease, whose product is MFDVLAIASRNLLRYRRRTSLTLLLIVIGMLAVLLFVAIAGSFKAMMIGQITDSLLGHVQVHRKGYVAAIDSLPLNLNMRPNMLAKLDEALKAEPAIAARSPRIKFGGMFSNFTETTSIRVNGIDPEREAATVPLLPGRIAEGDKSGPLVARGQIVIPQLLARGLKVKVGDTVVVVATNKDGSVNGKTFVVRGIMEAVTGPGGRDSYVHIEDARELLRMNEAEVSEIVVRLKDFSQLDRVGARLKAAIEGLTNKEGKPMLEVHDWTQLSPFANIARMIDLMTLFIKIMLVSIVLVAVMNVMIMAVFERIREIGTIAAIGTPPSRILSLFLAEGLMLGIVGTVAGIAASLAAIAGINVWKPTFNFGQQQGLVMAPSIAAGDVLTIAGLVILVAVIASLQPAWKASRMDPITALRHV
- a CDS encoding outer membrane lipoprotein-sorting protein yields the protein MMKKLLAALFFLCASSAYALDGQEILKQVDRNLEPESSESLRKLINVEPDGRKKEFVLYSVRKGRDQVVGLFLAPESDKGRATLRQGDNMWLYIPEVGKPMRITSMQSVTGGVFNNADILRIDYTAEYNVEALAEDGDRHLLTLKAKTGEVAYDKLKMWVDKKALLPVAIECYAASGMLIKTLHFKDIKEFGAGLKRPATIETDSPLYKGYKSVMIYGQIKKREFPDEVFTLNYLPRVGELRK
- a CDS encoding acetyl-CoA C-acetyltransferase, which gives rise to MGDHHGKPRIVLCNPVRTPIGTYGGTLKNTPATELGAVVIREVLKRSGLAPEKVHTLVMGQVIQAGSKMNPARQAGIGGGLPVEVPALTVNRVCGSGAQAIASAAMEIMAGYIDCAIAGGMENMDMAPYLLPQGRWGARMGDITMFDSMLMDGLNDAFSGQHSGWHTEDLVAKYGISRADQDAWALRSQQNFTAAQAAGKFAAEIVPVEVKGRKGPELFAKDEHNRPDTTAESLAKLRPAFRKDGTITAGNAPGLNTGAAAMIVCERGFAEANGLQPVARLASYGVAAVEPGFFGIGPVPAVRQALARASWQVGDVDRVEINEAFAAIAIACTRELGFAQDVVNVEGGAIAHGHPIGASGAVLTTRLIHSMHRDGLKRGIVTLCIGGGQGIALALETI
- a CDS encoding c-type cytochrome, with translation MRKQWKTFLVTAGLLVGGSVLAADKLIDVGKGEYNAACASCHGLQGKGDGPAADQMKTKVPDITGLAKANNGVFPFDKVYQIIDGRAEIKAHGSREMPIWGAAFRRQTSVYFENYAGDPESGARSRILALTEYVYRLQQK
- a CDS encoding disulfide bond formation protein B; this translates as MKRFTWFALAVGTALTAGASLVLTAWLDLHPCHLCIFQRLLFMLLAVLAGVAWLSRSRAATLGAGGLFVAVALAGMAVAAYQSWLQWQPAGSITCAGSQPSLIERIVEWLGRLQPELFLATGFCEDKELTLLGLSLANLAFLGYLGCAIAALIALRQFLEHEPS
- a CDS encoding thiol:disulfide interchange protein DsbA/DsbL, with the translated sequence MNITRREFHRLLLGAGMLAAGVPAVQAAPALREGIDWSPVNPPQPGDTPGKIEVLEFFSYGCPHCREMHPHVMNWAARLPGNVAFRRVPVSFGRAAWANLAKLYYTLESEGLLASLDQAVFDAIHVRRVNLFVDSAIFDWIGAQGIDKEKFRTFFTSFAIGTRLARAEAFTASYKIDAVPRLVVDGRYQVLGKDAKSFGDLLAIADVLIDKASRR
- a CDS encoding sulfite exporter TauE/SafE family protein translates to MNDALIMAIGLAILSIASGMLGLGVAFAAVPFLGIFLHDLVHEVQPLSLVLNGVTALFSLLGFARSGLVDWRQAILLAIVTTAVAPLGAWLAQHIDARWLWAFYFLAVAFLAWRMFLPDKAEEAGAAAAAGKPNHSLALTLAVPISVVAGMLGVGPGFLLLPTLILLRYEPKHAAAINALAVTPPSFSALIPHLATARIDLTLAAVLVAVGAIGSFVGARVTSLYVPGKRLKQGFGVLIVVMTAYKLFQILNK